A single Mercenaria mercenaria strain notata chromosome 9, MADL_Memer_1, whole genome shotgun sequence DNA region contains:
- the LOC128545849 gene encoding uncharacterized protein LOC128545849, with product MGNCFCKTKINPEPQTSDGVRVKNGGWKRKIAKTLGLGKFSARVDVVTTEESGELNSTSADSTGLVPSSERQNPSNSEGLRDTASVLVLFYARAEGDEGTDVDSVEPVVPQGSLLTQQSDSPFFSSEESLYEGFDNSADDIEEDISGEANGEDDECSTSSSTLDEVKEDSCVNTEVSKEITTEVSKISEDLGQSKTLNKEANKENDKCHFSASNDSSVYNSFGKDDNKAEEDIPEEIPEEIPANKDITEDEMEMPDLRSGRGTGKVSIGKDAVEEAVKRIHELKSLHIDLTAARKDNNEVESIIHSKPNVPTYHKRKKTARVGSRTISSPSLNKEVTWMTNKLSLKYVQSAESRQTVVNEEMKRKISQTSAKSLEALECHQGKSDCILSIFVRSAGPDEEPRPIQVRATSQQVKEGAAKMFVKTLDHVTESAIHFDPIKKQRKKSKRHLKKASSLVKAEGNHAVRWTQKSGTASDVQLTQVPRFYEPSPKKQNAREKMGLEMLQKHKIKIQCKEIERIKVAEELFPGILPPKIQEQLNRKRKEKKLVN from the exons ATGGGTAATTGTTTCTGCAAGACAAAAATAAACCCGGAACCCCAAACTTCCGATGGAGTGCGGGTAAAAAACGGTGGCTGGAAAAGAAAAATAGCGAAAACGCTAGGACTGGGGAAGTTTTCTGCTCGAGTAGACGTTGTTACTACAGAAGAGTCTGGCGAGCTGAACAGCACATCAGCCGACAGTACAGGCCTTGTACCATCCTCGGAAAGACAGAACCCTTCGAATTCAGAAGGACTTCGCG ACACTGCCAGCGTATTGGTTCTCTTCTACGCACGTGCAGAAGGTGACGAAGGAACAGACGTCGACAGTGTGGAACCAGTGGTACCGCAGGGAAGTCTCTTGACTCAACAGAGCGACAGTCCATTCTTTTCTTCCGAGGAATCATTGTATGAGGGATTTGATAATTCCGCAGACGACATCGAGGAGGACATTTCCGGTGAAGCAAACGGTGAAGATGATGAGTGTTCTACCTCGAGTAGCACATTAGATGAAGTCAAGGAAGATAGCTGTGTTAACACAGAAGTATCCAAGGAAATTACGACTGAAGTAAGTAAAATCAGTGAAGATTTAGGACAGTCAAAGACACTGAACAAAGAggcaaacaaagaaaatgataagTGTCACTTTTCCGCTTCGAACGACTCATCAGTTTACAACAGTTTTGGTAAAGATGATAACAAAGCTGAAGAAGACATTCCAGAAGAAATTCCTGAAGAAATTCCTGCTAACAAAGACATAACTGAAGATGAAATGGAAATGCCGGACTTACGTAGTGGTAGGGGTACTGGAAAAGTTTCTATTGGCAAAGATGCTGTTGAGGAGGCTGTTAAAAGAATCCACGAGTTGAAAAGCTTACATATAGATTTAACGGCGGCAAGGAAAGACAACAATGAAGTAGAATCAATTATTCATTCTAAACCGAATGTACCAACGtatcacaaaagaaaaaaaactgcccGGGTAGGGTCAAGAACAATTTCTAGTCCTTCATTAAACAAGGAAGTTACTTGGATGACCAACAAATTATCCCTGAAATATGTACAAAGTGCAGAAAGCCGACAAACTGTTGTGAatgaagaaatgaaaagaaaaatttctCAAACATCAGCAAAATCTTTGGAAGCACTTGAATGCCATCAAGGTAAATCCGATTGCATATTGAGCATTTTTGTGCGGTCTGCGGGCCCAGATGAAGAGCCGAGACCAATCCAGGTCCGCGCAACATCTCAACAGGTTAAAGAGGGCGCTgctaaaatgtttgtaaaaacatTAGACCATGTGACAGAATCGGCGATACACTTCGATCCTATAAAGAAACAAAGAAAGAAGTCAAAAAGACATCTAAAGAAGGCTTCAAGTCTTGTAAAGGCAGAAGGAAATCATGCAGTTCGCTGGACACAGAAATCGG GTACGGCCTCCGATGTGCAGCTGACTCAGGTACCACGATTCTACGAGCCCTCGCCGAAAAAACAGAACGCTAGAGAAAAAATGGGACTTGAGATGCTTCAAAAACACAAGATAAAAATCCAGTGTAAAGAGATCGAAAGAATCAAAGTTGCCGAAGAGC tatttccCGGTATCCTACCGCCAAAAATACAAGAGCAGCTGAACCGGAAACGGAAAGAGAAAAAGCTTGTCAACTAG